In Micromonospora sp. NBC_01813, the following are encoded in one genomic region:
- a CDS encoding cobalamin B12-binding domain-containing protein — protein MTVLVTGAASDSHTWNLMFLQLFVEEQGHRVVNLGPCVPPTLLADSCRTVAPDLVVLSSVNGHGYPDGLRAVTQLRDQLRSAAPPVVIGGKLGVTGPLAAEQVHRLLTAGFAAVFDGGDLDSFRGYLHRLAAGAATATVPATPRVDAVRAAL, from the coding sequence ATGACGGTTCTGGTGACCGGAGCGGCATCCGACTCCCACACCTGGAACCTGATGTTCCTGCAGCTGTTCGTCGAGGAGCAGGGCCACCGGGTCGTCAACCTCGGCCCGTGCGTCCCGCCGACGCTGCTGGCGGACTCGTGCCGGACGGTGGCACCGGACCTCGTCGTGCTCAGCAGCGTCAACGGGCACGGCTACCCCGACGGGCTGCGCGCTGTCACCCAGCTGCGCGACCAGCTCCGCTCGGCGGCGCCGCCCGTGGTGATCGGCGGCAAGCTCGGGGTGACCGGCCCGCTCGCCGCCGAGCAGGTGCACCGGCTGCTCACGGCCGGCTTCGCCGCGGTGTTCGACGGCGGCGATCTCGACAGCTTCCGGGGCTACCTGCACCGACTGGCGGCCGGTGCGGCGACGGCCACCGTGCCGGCCACGCCTCGGGTGGACGCCGTCCGGGCGGCGCTGTGA
- a CDS encoding condensation domain-containing protein, translated as MTVAVAEPPVEVAATVDITVDGEPLAVPRAPVLDLVAGWAAQAPERAALVHDTARLSYRQLVAAYTARADELREAGAGPGRLVAVRQQRGIDAVVTILAVLRTGAGYLPLDPAIGDIRTDAILTDASGGTPPPPDAFGAGGTAVLPGPGAGPQVAYVIYTSGSTGVPNGVVIGHEALEHFVAAARQRYGIGPADRVLQFAPLHFDASVEELFVTLCAGGTLVLRTDDMLDVPALLAGCAAHGVTVLDLPTAYWHELAYAVGTGAATLPPTVRTVIIGGEAALPERVARWCATVGPAVRLLNTYGPTEATVVATVADLSTFAGATVPIGLPLPGVRAAVVDGELWISGPALARGYLGRPELTARRFTTRAGTPAYRTGDVVDLLPDGQLGFIRRVDDEVKISGYRIDPAAVESVLLAHSAVREAAVVAQDLPGGGKRLLGYVVAAGHVDVAQLRAHLAGRLPAPAIPSVLHVLAALPYTSTGKVDRKLLRAGPPQAAAPDDEDLVPLSYAQRRLWLLSRLEGPSPAYNVPIVLRLAAVPEPAALRAALVDVADRHEALRTVFGTTGGEPYQRILATTDVPFSTVDCTAESVDDAVAVFANEPFDLAVDLPIRARLFITGDTAHLAVVVHHVATDGASMGPLLRDLSTAYIARAAGSAPDWEPLPIQYADYTLWHQELLGSPDDPESRLSRQVDFWRTALGGAPTVLDLPADRPRPAEPTGRGASTVIHLDADTHRGLVVLARRQRASLFMVLQAGLAAALSRLGAGEDIPIGTPVAGRPDEALRDLVGFFVNTLVLRTDVSGDPALDDLVARVRDADLTAYEHQDLPFDLLVERLNPARSLAYHPLFQVMLTLQDGGLPAVRLGDIEGRIEPADLVAAKFDLSVACVELRDAAGAPAGIEVWLEYAVDCFDEEGARLVVEVFGRFLRALATDPSARVGAAAVLTAAQTRAVTARRARLAELTASAALASAAVVPAAGSGRRLAVLCGLFAEVLGLPSVEPEQNFFDLGGYSLLALRMANRVRAELGVEVGIRDLFLAPTAAELDRRIGAADRSGDALAVLLPLRVQGDRPPLFCVHPVAGTSWPYAGLTGHLHPDQPVYGLQTRAATEPGYRATSVAAMAADYLGQVRRVQPEGPYRLLGWSFGGVVAHEMAARLRAEGAEVELLALLDSYPVLPSEPQGPLTEPEILEMLFGPDTGLPDLPDGFFDRYDRDAVVRMLRRREPVLAGLTDGEVGALVDASVNHAEIMRAHRPDVFRGDALFFTATADKGPRSPTVERWQPYVDGEVTRHAIDVHHLRMTEPEPLAEIGATISATLAALDSRRLPQ; from the coding sequence ATGACCGTCGCCGTCGCCGAGCCGCCCGTCGAGGTGGCCGCAACCGTTGACATCACAGTGGATGGTGAGCCGCTCGCCGTACCGCGCGCGCCCGTGCTCGACCTTGTCGCCGGGTGGGCGGCACAGGCACCCGAACGGGCCGCTCTGGTCCACGACACGGCACGGCTGAGCTACCGGCAACTGGTCGCCGCATACACCGCGCGAGCCGATGAGCTGCGGGAAGCCGGTGCCGGACCCGGCCGACTGGTCGCGGTCCGACAGCAGCGCGGGATCGACGCGGTCGTCACGATCCTGGCCGTGCTGCGGACCGGCGCCGGCTACCTGCCGCTCGACCCGGCCATCGGCGACATCCGCACCGACGCCATCCTCACCGACGCGTCGGGAGGCACGCCCCCGCCACCCGACGCGTTCGGTGCCGGCGGCACCGCCGTCCTGCCCGGGCCGGGTGCCGGACCGCAGGTCGCCTACGTCATCTACACCTCCGGCTCGACCGGCGTGCCGAACGGTGTCGTCATCGGCCACGAGGCGCTCGAACACTTCGTCGCGGCCGCCCGGCAGCGCTACGGCATCGGCCCGGCCGACCGGGTGCTGCAGTTCGCCCCGCTGCACTTCGACGCCAGCGTCGAGGAGCTGTTCGTCACGCTCTGCGCGGGCGGCACGCTCGTTCTGCGTACCGACGACATGCTCGACGTGCCGGCGCTGCTGGCCGGCTGCGCCGCACACGGGGTGACCGTCCTGGACCTGCCGACCGCGTACTGGCACGAGCTCGCGTACGCGGTCGGCACCGGTGCGGCGACGCTTCCCCCGACGGTGCGGACCGTCATCATCGGCGGCGAGGCCGCGCTGCCCGAGCGGGTCGCCAGGTGGTGCGCCACCGTCGGCCCGGCGGTGCGGCTGCTGAACACGTACGGACCGACGGAGGCCACCGTGGTGGCCACCGTCGCCGACCTCTCCACCTTCGCCGGTGCCACGGTGCCGATCGGCCTGCCGCTGCCCGGGGTCCGCGCCGCCGTGGTGGACGGGGAGCTGTGGATCTCCGGTCCGGCCCTCGCCCGCGGCTACCTCGGCCGTCCGGAGCTGACCGCACGGCGGTTCACCACCCGTGCCGGCACCCCGGCCTACCGCACCGGCGACGTGGTGGACCTGCTGCCCGACGGGCAGCTCGGTTTCATCCGCCGGGTCGACGACGAGGTGAAGATCAGTGGGTACCGGATCGACCCGGCCGCCGTGGAGTCCGTGCTGCTGGCGCATTCGGCCGTCCGGGAAGCGGCCGTCGTCGCGCAGGACCTGCCCGGCGGCGGCAAGCGGCTGCTCGGGTACGTCGTGGCGGCGGGCCACGTCGATGTAGCGCAGCTGCGGGCGCACCTGGCCGGCCGGCTACCCGCACCCGCCATCCCGAGCGTGCTGCATGTGCTGGCTGCCCTGCCGTACACCAGCACCGGAAAGGTGGACCGTAAGCTGCTGCGCGCCGGGCCGCCGCAGGCCGCCGCGCCCGACGACGAAGACCTCGTGCCGCTGTCGTACGCCCAGCGCCGGCTCTGGCTCCTCAGCCGCCTCGAAGGTCCCTCCCCGGCCTACAACGTGCCGATCGTGCTCCGCCTGGCTGCGGTGCCCGAACCGGCGGCGCTGCGGGCGGCGCTCGTCGACGTGGCCGACCGGCACGAGGCGCTGCGTACCGTGTTCGGCACCACCGGCGGCGAACCGTACCAGCGGATCCTCGCAACCACGGACGTCCCGTTCAGCACCGTCGACTGTACGGCCGAGTCAGTGGACGACGCGGTCGCCGTTTTTGCGAACGAGCCCTTCGACCTCGCCGTCGACCTGCCGATCCGGGCGCGGTTGTTCATCACCGGCGACACCGCGCACCTCGCGGTCGTCGTGCACCACGTCGCCACCGACGGCGCGTCGATGGGACCGCTGCTGCGTGACCTGTCCACCGCGTACATCGCGCGAGCCGCCGGTAGCGCGCCGGACTGGGAGCCGCTGCCGATCCAGTACGCCGACTACACGCTCTGGCACCAGGAACTGCTCGGCAGCCCCGACGACCCGGAAAGCCGGCTGTCCAGACAGGTGGACTTCTGGCGTACGGCGCTCGGCGGCGCACCGACCGTACTCGACCTGCCGGCCGACCGTCCCCGCCCGGCCGAGCCGACCGGCCGGGGCGCCTCGACCGTGATCCACCTCGACGCCGACACCCACCGTGGGCTCGTGGTGCTCGCCCGTCGGCAGCGGGCCAGCCTGTTCATGGTGCTGCAGGCCGGGCTCGCCGCCGCGCTGTCCCGGTTGGGCGCCGGCGAGGACATCCCGATCGGCACCCCGGTCGCCGGGCGGCCCGACGAGGCGCTGCGCGACCTGGTCGGCTTCTTCGTCAACACGCTCGTGCTGCGGACCGATGTGAGCGGCGACCCGGCACTCGATGACCTCGTGGCCCGGGTCCGCGACGCCGACCTGACCGCCTACGAGCACCAGGATCTGCCATTCGACCTGCTGGTCGAGCGGCTCAACCCGGCCCGGTCGTTGGCGTACCACCCGTTGTTCCAGGTGATGCTGACGTTGCAGGACGGTGGGCTACCCGCCGTGCGCCTCGGCGACATCGAGGGGCGGATCGAGCCGGCCGACCTGGTCGCGGCGAAGTTCGACCTCTCCGTGGCCTGCGTGGAGCTGCGCGACGCTGCGGGCGCGCCGGCCGGGATCGAGGTGTGGCTGGAGTACGCCGTCGACTGCTTCGACGAGGAAGGTGCGCGCCTGGTCGTGGAGGTGTTCGGCCGATTCCTGCGGGCACTCGCGACCGACCCGTCGGCCCGGGTGGGCGCCGCCGCCGTGCTGACCGCCGCGCAGACCCGCGCCGTCACCGCTCGCCGGGCCCGGCTCGCCGAGCTGACCGCGTCCGCCGCACTCGCGTCCGCCGCGGTCGTGCCGGCCGCCGGGTCCGGCCGCCGGCTCGCCGTCCTGTGCGGACTCTTCGCCGAGGTGCTCGGCCTGCCATCGGTCGAGCCGGAGCAGAACTTCTTCGACCTTGGCGGATACTCGCTGCTGGCGCTGCGGATGGCCAACCGGGTACGGGCGGAGCTGGGGGTGGAGGTCGGCATCCGGGACCTGTTCCTCGCGCCGACCGCGGCCGAGCTGGATCGGCGGATCGGTGCCGCCGACCGGTCCGGTGACGCCCTGGCCGTGCTGCTGCCGCTGCGGGTCCAGGGGGACCGGCCGCCGCTGTTCTGCGTGCATCCGGTCGCCGGGACGAGCTGGCCGTACGCCGGCCTCACCGGGCACCTGCACCCGGACCAGCCGGTCTACGGCCTGCAGACCCGCGCCGCGACCGAGCCGGGTTACCGGGCCACCAGCGTGGCGGCGATGGCCGCGGACTACCTGGGGCAGGTGCGTCGGGTCCAGCCCGAGGGGCCGTACCGGCTGCTCGGCTGGTCTTTCGGCGGGGTCGTGGCGCACGAGATGGCGGCCCGGCTGCGCGCCGAGGGCGCCGAAGTCGAACTGCTCGCCCTGCTGGACTCCTATCCGGTGCTGCCCAGCGAGCCGCAGGGCCCGCTGACCGAGCCGGAGATCCTGGAGATGCTCTTCGGCCCGGACACGGGCCTGCCGGACCTACCGGACGGGTTCTTCGACCGCTACGACCGGGACGCCGTCGTACGGATGCTCCGCCGGCGGGAACCGGTCCTCGCTGGCCTCACCGACGGGGAGGTCGGCGCGCTCGTCGACGCCTCCGTCAATCACGCGGAAATCATGCGGGCCCACCGGCCCGACGTGTTCCGCGGCGACGCGTTGTTCTTCACGGCCACCGCCGACAAGGGACCGCGCTCGCCCACTGTCGAGCGCTGGCAGCCCTACGTCGACGGCGAGGTGACTCGTCACGCCATCGACGTGCACCACCTGAGGATGACCGAGCCGGAACCGCTCGCCGAGATCGGCGCGACGATTTCCGCGACGTTGGCGGCGCTGGACTCCCGGCGCCTACCGCAATGA
- a CDS encoding 3-oxoacyl-[acyl-carrier-protein] synthase III C-terminal domain-containing protein, which translates to MTALLDVGCHLPDTSVDIADIGASVGSDDGLIRTFRRFYGLGSVRRAPGQDLRDILTAAATNLTELRGNEDRVRYVIAARTVATVATVGERPVEDVCAALGLTNAVVFTLTQHACAGGLLAVRLAGDLLDADGDPDALALILVGEKVFSSTLEMIPESTVMGESTAACLVTPGGERDRLLGYATRTIGRYCDGFPPFALDPDFLKDHNELLAGVMREACQQAGLSVADLALVLPHNVNRLSWSWTCRLLGIALDRVFLDNIPVTGHCFTADPFINYIHARAAGRLRPGDPYLMASVGLGATFSAAVLRH; encoded by the coding sequence ATGACCGCCCTGCTGGACGTCGGGTGCCATCTGCCTGACACGAGCGTCGACATCGCCGACATCGGTGCCTCCGTCGGCTCAGACGACGGCCTGATACGGACCTTTCGTCGGTTCTACGGGCTTGGCTCGGTCCGCCGGGCACCCGGGCAGGACCTCCGCGACATCCTCACCGCCGCCGCCACGAACCTGACCGAGCTGCGCGGCAACGAGGACCGGGTGCGGTACGTGATCGCCGCGCGCACCGTCGCCACCGTTGCCACGGTCGGCGAGCGGCCGGTCGAGGACGTCTGCGCCGCGCTCGGCCTGACCAACGCGGTCGTATTCACCCTGACCCAGCACGCCTGCGCCGGAGGGCTGCTGGCGGTGCGGCTCGCCGGTGACCTACTCGACGCGGACGGCGATCCGGACGCGCTCGCGCTCATCCTGGTCGGGGAGAAGGTTTTCAGCTCGACGCTGGAGATGATCCCGGAGAGCACCGTGATGGGCGAGTCCACCGCGGCGTGCCTGGTCACCCCCGGCGGTGAGCGGGACCGGCTGCTCGGGTACGCCACCCGCACGATCGGCCGGTACTGCGACGGGTTCCCGCCGTTCGCGCTCGATCCGGACTTCCTCAAAGACCACAACGAGCTGCTCGCCGGCGTCATGCGGGAGGCATGCCAGCAGGCCGGCCTGAGCGTCGCGGACCTGGCGCTGGTCCTGCCCCACAACGTCAACCGGCTCTCCTGGTCATGGACCTGCCGGCTGCTGGGCATTGCGCTGGACCGGGTCTTCCTCGACAACATCCCGGTCACCGGGCACTGCTTCACCGCCGACCCGTTCATCAACTACATCCACGCCCGGGCCGCCGGCCGGCTGCGCCCCGGAGACCCGTACCTGATGGCCTCGGTGGGGCTGGGCGCCACGTTCTCCGCCGCGGTCCTGCGTCACTGA
- a CDS encoding MbtH family protein has translation MVNPFDNADGAFMVLVNAEGQHSLWPEFAPVPDGWTVVKQTAPRQECLDFIEENWTDIRPRSLVAQYT, from the coding sequence ATGGTCAATCCGTTCGACAACGCCGACGGCGCTTTCATGGTGCTGGTCAACGCCGAGGGACAGCATTCCCTCTGGCCGGAGTTCGCGCCGGTGCCCGATGGCTGGACAGTCGTCAAGCAGACCGCTCCCCGGCAGGAGTGCCTGGACTTCATCGAGGAGAACTGGACCGACATCCGTCCCCGGTCCCTGGTCGCCCAGTACACCTGA
- a CDS encoding methylaspartate mutase: MTGAVTSFGEFVIAAAAAGRLVVQPRMGFSDPRQMRAGLECTRFAAATTVGTITLDSYTRLGDHLAVHRTLAAGTPLNGYPIVAYPLSRTRALLDGVLDPTFPIQVRHGSSRPQQIVRALTAAGLDATEGGPISYCLPYGRTPLRESVTNWERACHLLVQRVAAPRVPHLETFGGCLLGQLCPPGLLVAISLLEARFFAQHGIGSVSLSYAQQTDPAQDEEAVRALRRLAGEFLPAHVDRHVVLYAYMGVYPTSAGGARRLLETAAELAVRSGAERLIVKTVAEAHRIPTVAENVAALETAATVAAVTERSADRGPAAGTGVYAEARTLIEAVLELDADPGRALLAAFARGVLDVPYCLHPDNAGRARSYIDDGGRLRWATVGRMPIRPDTTPGDRAAMTSSRLQSALNHVARSFDR, translated from the coding sequence ATGACCGGCGCGGTGACCTCCTTCGGCGAGTTCGTCATCGCCGCGGCGGCCGCCGGGCGGCTGGTCGTCCAGCCCCGGATGGGCTTCAGCGACCCCCGTCAGATGCGTGCCGGCCTGGAATGCACGAGGTTCGCGGCGGCCACCACGGTCGGGACGATCACCCTGGACAGCTACACCCGGCTCGGCGACCACCTGGCCGTACACCGCACGCTCGCCGCCGGGACACCGCTCAACGGGTATCCCATCGTGGCGTACCCGCTGAGTCGGACCCGCGCGTTGCTCGACGGGGTACTCGACCCGACGTTCCCGATCCAGGTACGGCACGGTTCGTCCCGCCCACAGCAGATCGTCCGGGCGCTGACCGCCGCGGGGCTCGACGCCACCGAGGGCGGACCGATCTCCTACTGCCTGCCGTACGGCCGCACGCCGCTGCGGGAGTCGGTGACGAACTGGGAACGCGCCTGCCACCTGCTGGTCCAGCGGGTCGCGGCGCCGCGGGTACCGCACCTGGAGACGTTCGGCGGCTGCCTGCTCGGCCAGCTCTGCCCACCCGGTCTGCTGGTGGCGATCAGCCTGCTGGAGGCGCGGTTCTTCGCCCAGCACGGCATCGGCAGCGTTTCGTTGAGCTATGCGCAGCAGACCGACCCGGCACAGGACGAGGAGGCGGTGCGGGCACTTCGCCGGCTCGCCGGTGAGTTCCTGCCGGCACACGTCGACCGGCATGTCGTGCTCTACGCCTACATGGGCGTGTATCCGACGTCGGCCGGCGGCGCGCGACGGCTGCTGGAAACGGCCGCCGAGCTCGCCGTCAGGTCCGGTGCCGAACGGCTGATCGTCAAGACGGTCGCCGAGGCACACCGTATCCCCACGGTCGCGGAGAACGTGGCCGCGCTGGAGACCGCCGCCACCGTCGCGGCGGTGACCGAACGGTCCGCCGACCGCGGCCCCGCCGCCGGCACCGGCGTGTACGCCGAGGCGCGGACCCTCATCGAGGCCGTGCTGGAGCTGGACGCCGACCCGGGGCGCGCGCTGCTCGCGGCGTTCGCCCGCGGCGTGCTGGACGTTCCCTACTGCCTGCACCCCGACAACGCCGGCCGCGCCCGCAGCTACATCGACGACGGTGGGCGGCTGCGGTGGGCGACGGTCGGCCGGATGCCGATCAGACCCGATACGACGCCGGGCGACCGGGCCGCGATGACGTCGTCGCGGCTGCAGTCGGCCCTGAACCACGTGGCCCGGAGCTTCGACCGATGA
- a CDS encoding asparagine synthetase A, which produces MNAEADMQQQEPCGLVPLGEHLSAPTTRAAMLVQQEALTAAREYLRGQGFVELLPPLVGPVTDPGGRGAKALDVDYYGHPYKLMTSAILYKQASLRGFDRLFYVAPNVRVEPPETATTGRHLVEFHQIDVEIAGADRAGAMAVAAGLLQHVVRRVWQEVPDVLRGLGRDEVTFAELLAGGFEVCTHAEAVARLHDSGHPQSGDAEIDWVGEELLSHKADRPFFVTDYPKGSRGFYDREDPQRPGTLRNFDLIAHGGYGELVSGSEREVDYRTIVTRMRESGENPAKYDWYLRVAREGIPASAGFGMGVQRLVRYLTGLDALWQVSAYPKLPGVVAP; this is translated from the coding sequence ATGAACGCGGAGGCAGACATGCAGCAGCAGGAGCCGTGCGGGCTGGTCCCGCTCGGGGAGCACCTGAGCGCACCGACGACCAGAGCGGCGATGCTCGTGCAGCAGGAGGCCTTGACGGCGGCGCGGGAGTATCTGCGCGGCCAGGGCTTCGTGGAGTTGCTGCCGCCGCTGGTCGGGCCGGTGACCGATCCCGGCGGGCGGGGCGCCAAGGCGCTCGACGTCGACTACTACGGACATCCGTACAAGCTGATGACCAGTGCCATCCTGTACAAGCAGGCGTCGCTGCGCGGCTTCGACCGGCTCTTCTACGTGGCCCCGAACGTACGCGTCGAGCCGCCGGAGACCGCGACGACCGGCCGCCACCTGGTCGAGTTCCACCAGATCGACGTGGAGATCGCCGGCGCCGACCGTGCCGGCGCGATGGCCGTCGCCGCCGGTCTGCTCCAGCACGTGGTCCGACGCGTCTGGCAGGAGGTGCCGGACGTGCTGCGCGGCCTCGGTCGCGACGAGGTCACCTTCGCCGAGTTGCTCGCCGGTGGCTTCGAGGTCTGCACGCACGCCGAGGCGGTCGCCCGGCTGCACGACAGCGGGCACCCGCAGAGCGGCGACGCCGAGATCGACTGGGTGGGTGAGGAACTGCTGTCGCACAAGGCTGACCGGCCCTTCTTCGTCACCGACTATCCGAAGGGCTCCCGAGGCTTCTACGACCGGGAGGATCCGCAGCGGCCGGGCACGTTGCGCAACTTCGACCTCATCGCGCACGGCGGCTACGGCGAGCTTGTCAGCGGCAGCGAGCGCGAGGTCGACTACCGCACGATCGTCACCCGGATGCGGGAGAGCGGCGAGAATCCGGCCAAGTACGACTGGTACCTGCGGGTCGCCCGCGAGGGCATCCCGGCCAGCGCCGGGTTCGGCATGGGCGTGCAGCGGCTGGTCCGCTACCTCACCGGGTTGGACGCGCTCTGGCAGGTCAGCGCCTACCCGAAGCTCCCCGGGGTGGTGGCACCGTGA
- a CDS encoding glutamate synthase-related protein encodes MKSLTAVELPEEQIRLRARTGTAAVFPPAGEYGTRLFGAASRVDSGDPLDRARLAPPVFMPLRLEKLIDLGREPLHDDVDLRTGIGGFTSSLPVFLSAFGSTQAGSGDLAIAASRQAGRLGVPMVIGENMVPVHGYRRGGAASPLLARIGAYLEQADDQLGGVVVQQSTEDADSEVWNLVYSDPATGLLLASGRLAFELKVGQGAKPGLGGMTVLPAAEAARLADRFAVSDVLDPGSRLRCASPGTFTAEIVRQQLRFMRNNFPKARIWVKFHPGRDIAEAVDAAWRAGADAVTVDGAEGGAGWAPLGFLDGVGLPLAECLRRIGQPTGCLLVTGRMWEGGRVVRALALGARAAGLGRAALLAVDEDPDAGLVRLVESLALECRLLISALGKYTPDALAPEDVWWPDTPPRWTPAPDDLPAVERIGGQQ; translated from the coding sequence GTGAAGAGCCTCACGGCCGTGGAGCTGCCGGAGGAGCAGATCCGGCTGCGGGCCCGCACCGGTACGGCGGCGGTGTTCCCGCCGGCAGGCGAGTACGGCACCCGGCTGTTCGGTGCGGCGTCGCGGGTCGACTCCGGTGACCCACTGGATCGCGCGCGGCTCGCGCCCCCGGTGTTCATGCCACTGCGGCTGGAGAAACTCATCGACCTCGGCCGCGAGCCCCTGCACGACGACGTGGACCTGCGTACCGGGATCGGCGGCTTCACCAGCAGCCTGCCGGTGTTCCTCTCCGCGTTCGGATCGACCCAGGCGGGCAGTGGCGATCTCGCGATCGCCGCCAGCCGCCAGGCGGGCCGACTCGGCGTGCCGATGGTGATCGGCGAGAACATGGTCCCGGTGCACGGCTACCGCCGCGGTGGTGCCGCGTCGCCGCTGTTGGCCCGGATCGGGGCGTACCTCGAACAGGCCGACGACCAGCTCGGCGGGGTGGTCGTGCAGCAGAGCACCGAGGACGCCGACAGCGAGGTGTGGAACCTGGTCTACAGCGACCCGGCGACCGGGCTACTGCTGGCGTCGGGGCGGCTGGCCTTCGAACTGAAGGTTGGCCAGGGCGCCAAGCCGGGCCTGGGCGGCATGACCGTGCTGCCGGCCGCCGAGGCGGCCCGGCTGGCCGACCGGTTCGCCGTCAGCGACGTGCTCGACCCGGGCAGCCGGCTGCGCTGCGCCAGCCCGGGCACGTTCACCGCCGAGATCGTCCGCCAGCAGCTGCGGTTCATGCGCAACAACTTCCCGAAGGCGCGGATCTGGGTGAAGTTCCACCCGGGCCGGGACATCGCCGAGGCGGTCGACGCGGCCTGGCGGGCCGGCGCCGACGCGGTGACGGTCGACGGCGCTGAGGGCGGCGCCGGCTGGGCGCCGCTGGGCTTCCTCGACGGGGTCGGGCTGCCGCTGGCCGAGTGCCTGCGCCGCATCGGCCAGCCCACCGGATGCCTGCTGGTCACCGGTCGGATGTGGGAGGGCGGCCGGGTGGTCCGCGCTCTCGCGCTCGGCGCGAGGGCGGCCGGGCTCGGCCGCGCGGCCCTGCTCGCGGTCGACGAGGACCCCGACGCCGGCCTGGTGCGGCTCGTGGAGAGCCTGGCGCTGGAGTGCCGGCTGCTGATCAGCGCGCTCGGAAAGTACACACCGGACGCACTCGCCCCGGAGGACGTGTGGTGGCCGGACACGCCACCGCGGTGGACGCCGGCGCCGGATGACCTGCCCGCCGTCGAGCGAATCGGAGGACAGCAATGA